The following are from one region of the Jatrophihabitans telluris genome:
- a CDS encoding DJ-1/PfpI family protein — MSAPMSKLSGDTTEAHRQIGLLLFDGVEELDAVGPWEVLAYWTQQHPEDGWSISCLSPGGADATGAKNLRLGAHHSLDNAPALDVLIHPGGPGTRRLLRDPEHLDWVRAQRSCVPLIASVCTGSLVYAAAGLLTGRRATTHWASLNTLSELDPTIITDVDARFVDDGDLITSAGVSAGIDMALHLVARFAGAERARAVRRGIQYDPRPPV, encoded by the coding sequence GGCGCACCGGCAGATCGGGCTGCTGCTGTTCGACGGAGTCGAGGAACTGGACGCCGTCGGCCCCTGGGAAGTGCTTGCCTACTGGACACAACAGCATCCGGAGGACGGCTGGAGCATTTCCTGCCTCTCCCCAGGCGGCGCAGATGCCACCGGTGCCAAGAACCTCCGCCTCGGCGCGCATCACTCATTGGATAACGCTCCTGCGCTCGATGTTCTTATCCATCCGGGCGGCCCCGGCACCCGCCGACTGCTTCGCGACCCTGAGCATCTGGACTGGGTTCGGGCGCAGCGGTCGTGTGTTCCGCTCATCGCCTCGGTGTGCACCGGAAGCCTCGTCTACGCCGCAGCAGGCCTGCTGACGGGAAGGCGGGCGACCACCCACTGGGCATCGCTGAACACGCTGTCCGAGCTTGATCCCACCATCATCACTGACGTCGATGCACGGTTCGTCGACGATGGCGACCTCATCACCAGCGCGGGCGTCAGCGCCGGCATCGACATGGCCCTGCACCTCGTCGCTCGATTCGCGGGAGCCGAACGCGCCAGGGCGGTGCGGCGCGGAATCCAGTACGACCCACGACCTCCCGTGTGA